Proteins from a genomic interval of Coccinella septempunctata chromosome 2, icCocSept1.1, whole genome shotgun sequence:
- the LOC123308699 gene encoding uncharacterized protein LOC123308699, with product MAGSSAEHPSMDPAQTHTRVRQHWTREMNIGLINAYYKVTQGETNTKKYAELLASRWVEMYPDKKFTGKHLIAQVKNIKTRKLLAPDELEAMKADAIRSSPVTNVRTIRRSLQGRSSIRPQELRFSENDENNQMQELNIPDEATEGILSLFRETKIKWEGTTMEARPKIGRIKNNPETKAMMHAMDTALKETISASADLEELCLVVYCAAVTANTIQQTTPGTEKRGRKQDRKPPWEKRLEKRVEELRREIGVLHAYLHEQKPSKRVERKTKVYSKRAGLKKNDANYRTNMRTHLEKLKQKIAALGNRLRRYHKRTLRYRQNNIFANNQREFYRSLEEEPKKNTDPPATGKMIEYWSRVWSQSATHNENASWIKTEAEQQRNLQEMGPVCTTEENIRDTVKRLKNWAAPGVDGIHNFWWKALPSTHEVLSRFIQKALENPQTVPHFFTRGITYMVPKKGDPSKPENYRPITCLPSIYKIFTSTISYQIGLHLKKNNIMAWEQNGCKNKGKGSKELLIIDKAVTGQAKSRKKNISMAWIDYQKAYDSIPHSWLLHVLEIYRVNRRIIDLLGSLMSSWRTTITMTEKAASYHTEELRIRRGIFQGDSLSSRWFCLAVNILSKILNRSAYGYSINDITKLSHLFYMDDLKLYARGRKQLEGELELVRKFSEDIGMSFGLQKCAVIEVKRGKMVEGGNIRISDGREIAELSFGESYKYLGIQQTYEIKQRENKEGAKNELMRRVRKILKTQLSAKNKIEALNIWAIPSFTYTAGVLTWSKTDLQQMDRGIRTTLTEHGMLHPNSATERLYLPRKQGGRGLTSIEQACLQEETHLRAYFRGAHLPVHRWVATQRDIHILDREEGAGEPETENRIERLELSWQAKALHGRFYASLHQPEVDLAQSNTYLTLGYLYPQTEGTLFAIQDQVVPTRNYSKYIMKLPVENTKCRLCSIAEETVQHISSACSAIAATKYLARHNNMGKVVHQLLGLQFQLLPHFTPHHLYSPQTVMENENFKLYWDMTVITDIGVEHNRPDVVVWNKMENTVVILDFAVPLDCNLKKSYGEKINKYEALSRQMRDMWKLNRVDIKPLIISTNGLVHKNTVKHLRELKLPEGTITWMQKAVILGTVNIIRQVIYPH from the coding sequence ATGGCTGGTAGTTCTGCTGAACACCCTTCCATGGACCCCGCTCAAACCCATACAAGGGTGAGGCAGCATTGGACCAGAGAAATGAATATAGGTCTCATCAATGCTTATTATAAGgtaacacaaggagaaacaaaCACCAAAAAGTACGCTGAACTACTAGCTAGTCGGTGGGTGGAGATGTACCCTGACAAAAAATTCACCGGAAAACACCTTATCGCGCAAGTGAAAAATATCAAGACGCGGAAATTGCTTGCTCCAGACGAATTGGAAGCAATGAAGGCGGATGCAATAAGAAGCTCTCCGGTCACAAATGTTCGTACTATCAGAAGAAGCCTGCAAGGAAGAAGCTCCATCAGACCACAAGAGCTAAGATTCAGCGAAAACGACGAGAATAATCAAATGCAGGAATTGAACATACCAGATGAAGCCACCGAGGGAATACTCTCGCTCTTCCGAGAAACCAAGATTAAATGGGAAGGAACAACGATGGAAGCCAGGCCAAAAATCGGcagaataaaaaataatccGGAAACGAAAGCAATGATGCACGCTATGGATACTGCCTTGAAGGAGACAATCTCAGCGTCAGCCGATTTGGAGGAACTGTGTCTCGTGGTCTATTGTGCGGCTGTCACTGCCAATACCATTCAGCAGACAACACCAGGAACTGAAAAACGAGGGAGAAAACAAGACAGGAAACCTCCATGGGAGAAAAGACTGGAAAAAAGGGTAGAAGAACTGAGAAGGGAAATAGGAGTCCTACACGCATACCTACATGAACAAAAACCGAGCAAAAGAGTTGAGAGAAAAACGAAGGTTTACTCCAAGAGAGCTGGACTGAAGAAAAATGATGCTAACTACCGCACAAACATGAGAACCCATCTGGAGAAGTTAAAACAGAAGATAGCTGCACTGGGGAATAGACTGCGAAGATACCACAAGAGAACCCTGAGATACCGCCAAAACAACATCTTTGCAAACAACCAGAGAGAATTCTACAGGAGTCTAGAAGAAGAACCAAAAAAGAACACAGATCCGCCGGCCACCGGAAAAATGATTGAATACTGGTCTAGGGTGTGGTCACAGAGCGCAACACACAATGAGAATGCTTCCTGGATTAAGACGGAAGCAGaacaacaaagaaatctgcaggAAATGGGACCAGTATGCACTACAGAGGAGAATATCCGTGACACAGTCAAGAGGCTGAAGAACTGGGCAGCGCCCGGGGTGGATGGGATCCATAACTTTTGGTGGAAAGCGCTGCCATCAACCCATGAAGTATTGTCACGGTTCATCCAGAAGGCGCTTGAAAACCCACAAACTGTCCCTCATTTCTTCACTCGGGGCATCACGTACATGGTCCCTAAGAAAGGAGATCCATCGAAGCCAGAAAACTATAGACCCATAACATGCCTCCCAtctatttacaaaattttcacttCCACTATATCCTACCAAATCGGCCTTCACTTGAAAAAGAACAACATCATGGCCTGGGAGCAAAATGGTTGCAAGAACAAAGGCAAAGGAAGCAAGGAGCTCCTGATAATAGATAAGGCAGTCACCGGGCAAGCAAAATCAAGAAAGAAGAACATCTCTATGGCCTGGATTGACTACCAGAAAGCCTACGACTCGATCCCGCACTCATGGCTGCTGCATGTCcttgagatatacagggtgaacagGCGAATCATCGACCTACTTGGTTCCCTTATGTCATCTTGGAGAACCACTATCACCATGACAGAAAAAGCAGCCTCATACCATACTGAAGAGCTAAGAATAAGGAGAGGAATTTTTCAGGGGGATAGCCTAAGCTCGCGTTGGTTCTGTCTGGCCGTGAACATTCTCAGTAAGATCCTTAATAGATCTGCATATGGCTACTCCATCAATGACATCACCAAACTCAGCCACTTattttacatggacgatttaaaGCTATATGCCAGAGGGCGCAAACAATTGGAGGGCGAGCTGGAGCTCGTCAGGAAATTCAGTGAGGACATTGGTATGTCGTTCGGGCTGCAGAAGTGTGCCGTGATTGAGGTCAAGCGAggaaaaatggtggaaggaggGAACATCAGAATATCTGATGGAAGGGAGATAGCGGAGCTGAGTTTTGGGGAAAGCTACAAATATCTGGGCATACAGCAGACTTATGAGATAAAACAAAGAGAAAACAAAGAAGGAGCGAAAAATGAGCTAATGAGAAGAGTGCGGAAGATCCTTAAAACACAACTCTCAgccaaaaacaaaattgaagcaCTTAATATCTGGGCCATACCCTCCTTCACCTACACTGCAGGAGTGCTAACCTGGTCCAAAACAGATCTACAACAAATGGACAGAGGTATTCGAACAACATTGACAGAGCACGGTATGCTTCACCCCAACTCAGCTACTGAAAGGCTATACTTACCACGGAAACAGGGAGGCCGAGGTTTAACCAGCATCGAACAGGCTTGCCTGCAAGAAGAAACACACCTAAGGGCATATTTTCGTGGAGCGCACTTACCTGTACACCGATGGGTAGCCACGCAAAGAGATATCCACATCTTGGACCGAGAGGAAGGAGCCGGGGAGCCTGAAACAGAAAATCGGATAGAGAGGTTAGAACTGAGCTGGCAGGCCAAAGCTCTCCACGGGAGGTTTTACGCTAGCCTACACCAGCCGGAAGTGGACCTGGCACAATCCAATACTTACCTCACACTGGGATACCTCTATCCGCAGACAGAGGGAACACTCTTCGCTATACAGGACCAGGTGGTGCCAACCCGTAACTATAGCAAGTACATAATGAAACTTCCTGTAGAGAATACCAAGTGCAGGTTATGCAGCATTGCTGAGGAAACGGTGCAGCACATCTCCTCGGCTTGTTCGGCGATTGCGGCCACTAAATATTTAGCCCGACACAATAACATGGGCAAGGTGGTACACCAGCTGCTGGGTCTTCAATTCCAACTTCTtccacatttcacaccacatcACCTATACTCACCACAAACTGTAatggagaatgaaaactttaaattatACTGGGATATGACGGTCATAACAGATATAGGAGTGGAACATAATCGACCGGATGTAGTGGTGTGGAATAAAATGGAAAATACCGTCGTAATACTGGACTTCGCGGTGCCTCTGGATTGCAACTTGAAAAAGTCGTATGGCGAAAAAATCAATAAGTACGAGGCACTGTCCCGGCAGATGAGAGATATGTGGAAGCTAAACAGGGTGGACATAAAACCTCTAATTATAAGTACGAACGGATTAGTCCACAAAAATACGGTCAAACATCTGCGAGAACTGAAACTACCGGAAGGCACCATTACATGGATGCAAAAAGCTGTCATCTTGGGAACGGTGAATATAATAAGACAGGTTATATACCCCCATTGA